The following are encoded together in the Terriglobia bacterium genome:
- a CDS encoding transglycosylase domain-containing protein — translation MVCTAVTAAVVFAVTVHYIYFDRTNLPQIEQFAGFEFSTIGHIYDLNGQPLAEMSRERRRITRYQEIPTVVRDAILAAEDKNFFSHSGVDYSAMPRVVGKVRFGTALKRMLRAGRDKADNLTMFPQGGSTITQQIVRGYFLRDLTDKENSNQLRPGALSYLIGARSAKKLDRKIEEMRLSVWVEEEMARRFGSKRRAKEEILARYASFIYMGNGQYGFATAAEYYFGRPLSSFTVDDAGDAALLAGIPKSPRAYAPSAENAARVRHRRNQILELMVKHGSLSPDAARMKEQHPIEWVTARPDGMREDNALHAAAVLDSALDEIQSRHWKVTVEDLFQGRIQVYTTADARIQRIVSQALEDGLAAYEKRHPKAKGIIQGSVVVLKNSDASILAEAGGRKFYNQHVASYTDFNRATQSLRQPGSAMKPIVYLAAFQHGPFTLETMVPDEPIIIADGNKLATKSISNYDGRFKGMIPVREALAESRNSVAIWITEQIGIESVQETARTLGIKTPLRAYLTTSLGASEVTLVELANAYRTIASGNRASPHIIRQVVRESGGEIADAPDVRPVSVDDGALSLIQEGLRGVVRMPTGTAHSLDSNRFPIAVMGKTGTTNNFRDASFVGSTFGPDGITVAVRIGFDDNHSLGLNETGTRVALPVFRQIMLGVYREKLIGPPPAFPPDMEDRISAYLQRPPTEEPVALQAPGATHLPSASLAATHELADQTWWHAAGSVAKPPR, via the coding sequence GTGGTTTGCACAGCCGTTACGGCCGCGGTTGTCTTCGCGGTCACAGTCCATTACATCTATTTCGATCGAACCAATCTGCCCCAGATTGAGCAATTCGCCGGATTTGAGTTTTCAACCATTGGCCACATCTATGACCTCAACGGCCAGCCCCTGGCGGAGATGTCTAGAGAGCGCCGGCGCATTACGCGGTATCAGGAAATCCCAACCGTTGTTCGAGACGCAATTCTCGCGGCTGAGGACAAAAACTTTTTCTCGCATAGTGGGGTGGACTACTCCGCCATGCCCCGGGTCGTGGGAAAGGTCAGGTTCGGCACTGCTCTAAAGCGCATGCTACGGGCAGGGCGGGACAAAGCTGACAACCTGACCATGTTTCCGCAGGGTGGTTCGACCATTACGCAGCAGATCGTGCGCGGCTATTTTCTGCGTGATCTTACCGACAAAGAAAACAGCAATCAGTTGCGGCCGGGCGCGCTGTCTTACCTGATCGGCGCGCGCAGCGCCAAGAAGCTGGACCGGAAAATCGAGGAGATGCGACTTTCGGTATGGGTGGAAGAAGAGATGGCCAGGCGCTTTGGCTCGAAACGCCGGGCAAAGGAAGAAATTCTCGCCCGCTATGCCAGCTTCATTTACATGGGAAACGGCCAGTACGGGTTTGCGACTGCGGCCGAGTACTATTTTGGACGGCCCCTCAGCAGCTTCACCGTGGACGATGCCGGCGACGCAGCTCTGCTGGCGGGGATTCCCAAATCCCCTCGCGCTTACGCGCCCAGCGCCGAAAACGCAGCGCGCGTCCGGCATCGCAGAAATCAGATCCTGGAGCTCATGGTGAAGCACGGGTCCCTGTCTCCAGACGCCGCTCGCATGAAAGAGCAACATCCCATCGAATGGGTGACGGCCCGTCCTGACGGAATGCGGGAAGACAATGCGCTGCACGCGGCGGCGGTGCTGGATAGCGCGCTTGATGAAATCCAGTCTCGCCATTGGAAAGTAACCGTCGAAGACCTCTTCCAGGGCAGAATCCAGGTTTACACCACGGCGGACGCGCGCATCCAGCGCATTGTCAGCCAGGCGCTGGAGGATGGCCTTGCGGCCTATGAGAAGCGTCACCCAAAAGCCAAAGGCATCATTCAAGGGTCGGTCGTGGTTCTGAAAAACAGTGACGCCAGCATTCTCGCCGAAGCCGGTGGGCGCAAGTTTTACAACCAGCACGTTGCTTCTTACACTGATTTCAATCGCGCCACGCAATCGCTGCGGCAGCCGGGGTCGGCCATGAAGCCGATTGTCTATCTCGCTGCTTTTCAGCACGGCCCGTTCACCCTTGAAACCATGGTTCCCGACGAACCCATCATCATCGCCGACGGCAATAAGCTGGCCACAAAATCCATCTCCAACTACGACGGCCGCTTCAAAGGCATGATCCCCGTCCGCGAGGCGCTCGCCGAATCCAGGAATTCGGTTGCCATTTGGATTACCGAGCAGATTGGCATCGAGAGTGTTCAGGAGACGGCACGCACCCTGGGGATCAAGACGCCTCTGCGCGCCTACTTGACCACTTCCTTAGGCGCCTCTGAGGTAACTCTGGTTGAACTGGCCAATGCATATCGCACCATCGCGTCGGGCAATCGGGCAAGCCCTCATATCATCCGGCAGGTTGTCCGCGAATCGGGCGGTGAAATTGCCGACGCCCCCGACGTACGGCCCGTGTCTGTGGACGATGGAGCGCTCTCCCTGATTCAAGAAGGTCTGCGCGGCGTGGTGCGCATGCCCACGGGTACGGCCCACTCTCTTGACTCCAACCGCTTTCCCATCGCCGTGATGGGCAAGACAGGGACCACCAACAACTTCAGAGATGCGTCGTTCGTCGGGTCCACTTTTGGTCCTGACGGAATCACCGTCGCCGTCCGCATCGGCTTTGATGACAATCACTCCCTCGGTCTCAACGAAACCGGCACCCGCGTTGCCTTGCCGGTCTTCCGGCAAATCATGCTCGGCGTGTACCGGGAAAAACTCATCGGACCGCCGCCCGCGTTCCCGCCCGACATGGAAGACAGGATCAGCGCCTATCTGCAGCGCCCTCCGACGGAAGAGCCGGTTGCGTTGCAGGCGCCCGGAGCGACTCATTTGCCAAGCGCTTCCCTGGCCGCCACCCACGAACTTGCCGACCAGACCTGGTGGCACGCGGCGGGCAGCGTCGCTAAGCCGCCAAGGTGA
- the aroF gene encoding 3-deoxy-7-phosphoheptulonate synthase, translating to MVINMADGYTEQQLQHVIDRVKECGFQPHVTRGTERAIVAAVGSGGSRAALEALQAAPGVDSVVPIAHPFKLVSRQTRGERTRVTVGNVVIGGDEAVVMAGPCSVESREQLFSTARAVKAAGASILRGGAYKPRTSPYDFQGLGTEALKLLSQVREELDMPVVTEVMSTNDIGLISDHADMLQVGARNMQNYDLLRQLAKCSKPILLKRGPSATVKEWLLAAEYLLAGGNENVVLCERGIKSFETEMTRNTLDLAAVALARELTHLPVVADPSHGTGRRDLIAPASRAALAIGADGLIIEVHPCPERALSDGAQSLNLDEFARLMKGLSAPIRSVGTGIDRPRSNQYSDARARYQTLVQRKYSSGLSASEEDELLKLGDILDEFDKPYYEAAIDRLSSLNKKR from the coding sequence ATGGTCATCAACATGGCGGACGGATACACCGAACAACAACTGCAGCACGTAATTGATCGCGTGAAGGAGTGCGGTTTCCAGCCGCACGTTACGCGCGGGACCGAGCGGGCCATTGTGGCCGCTGTGGGCTCGGGCGGCTCGCGGGCCGCGCTGGAGGCCCTGCAGGCTGCGCCGGGCGTGGACTCGGTCGTCCCCATCGCGCACCCCTTCAAGCTGGTCAGCCGGCAGACGCGCGGTGAACGAACGCGTGTCACCGTGGGCAACGTGGTCATCGGCGGCGACGAAGCCGTGGTCATGGCCGGGCCGTGTTCGGTGGAGTCGCGTGAGCAACTCTTCTCCACCGCGCGCGCAGTGAAGGCGGCGGGCGCGTCCATTCTGCGCGGCGGCGCGTACAAGCCTCGCACCTCGCCTTACGACTTTCAAGGATTGGGCACCGAAGCGCTCAAGCTGCTCAGCCAGGTGCGCGAAGAGCTGGACATGCCGGTGGTCACTGAAGTGATGAGCACCAACGACATCGGCTTGATCAGCGACCACGCTGACATGCTGCAGGTGGGCGCGCGCAACATGCAGAACTACGATCTGCTGCGCCAGCTCGCCAAGTGCAGCAAGCCCATTCTGCTCAAGCGCGGCCCTTCGGCCACGGTGAAAGAGTGGCTGCTGGCCGCCGAGTACCTGCTCGCCGGCGGCAACGAAAACGTGGTCCTGTGCGAGCGCGGCATCAAGTCGTTTGAAACGGAGATGACGCGCAACACTCTGGACCTGGCCGCCGTCGCGCTGGCGCGCGAGCTTACGCACCTGCCCGTGGTCGCCGACCCCTCGCACGGCACCGGACGCCGCGACCTGATCGCTCCCGCCAGCCGCGCGGCCCTGGCCATCGGCGCCGATGGCTTAATCATTGAAGTGCATCCTTGCCCGGAACGCGCATTGTCCGATGGAGCGCAGTCGCTCAACCTGGATGAATTTGCGCGCTTGATGAAAGGCTTGTCCGCGCCGATTCGGTCGGTGGGAACTGGGATCGATCGCCCGCGCTCTAACCAATATTCTGATGCGCGGGCACGCTACCAGACGTTGGTTCAGCGCAAGTACAGCTCTGGCCTTTCAGCGAGCGAAGAAGATGAGTTGCTCAAATTGGGGGATATCCTTGACGAATTCGATAAGCCCTATTACGAAGCCGCAATTGATCGCCTGAGCAGTCTTAACAAGAAAAGGTGA
- a CDS encoding aminotransferase class V-fold PLP-dependent enzyme codes for MTMNKNTDSTRVPASAPAGGEPANYIDDFRRAGHETVDWIAAYLSSLGERPVLAVTKPGELFDALPASAPQQGESFDAILADFDKLIMPAVTQWNHPRFFAYFACTGTTPAVLGEMLAAALNTNGLHWKTSPAVAELEQKTLDWLRQWLGLGGDASTDSASATAGGGSPNPWFGIIYDTASTSSMHAIVCAREMVAPEARFHGSKGDLVLYTSDQAHSSIEKGAIAVGIGQKNVRKVPSDKEFRMKADALAAMVAEDKAAGKRPFCVVATVGTTSTTSIDPVPQIVEIAEKYGMWVHVDAAYAGAVAVLPEHRHILAGAARAHSLVFNAHKWLLTPIDLSAFYTRRPDILRQAFSLTPEYLKTQDDPRAHNLMDYGVPLGHRFRALKLWFVLRYFGRDRIEAMLRQHIAWAQQLALLVDADPRFERVAPVPFSVVCFRYRGSDEQNKLIMEKVNASGRVFIAGTVLNGQQVIRLAIGNLHTKWQDVAEAWELVKKAAE; via the coding sequence ATGACCATGAACAAAAACACTGATTCCACGCGGGTTCCCGCAAGCGCCCCGGCCGGAGGCGAGCCGGCCAACTACATTGACGATTTTCGCCGTGCTGGCCACGAAACGGTGGACTGGATCGCCGCCTATCTAAGCAGCCTGGGCGAGCGGCCGGTGCTGGCCGTGACCAAGCCGGGCGAATTGTTTGACGCGCTGCCGGCGTCGGCGCCGCAGCAGGGCGAATCGTTTGACGCCATCCTCGCCGACTTCGACAAACTCATCATGCCCGCGGTGACGCAGTGGAACCACCCGCGCTTCTTCGCCTACTTTGCCTGCACCGGGACCACGCCGGCCGTCCTGGGTGAAATGCTGGCGGCCGCGCTCAACACCAACGGCCTGCACTGGAAGACCTCTCCCGCGGTGGCCGAACTGGAGCAGAAGACGCTGGACTGGTTGCGGCAATGGCTTGGGCTTGGCGGCGACGCTTCCACAGACTCCGCCAGTGCGACCGCCGGTGGCGGTTCGCCGAACCCCTGGTTCGGCATAATTTACGACACGGCCTCCACCAGCAGCATGCACGCCATTGTCTGCGCGCGGGAAATGGTGGCGCCGGAAGCGCGCTTCCACGGCAGCAAAGGCGACCTGGTGCTGTACACGTCAGACCAGGCGCATTCGTCCATTGAGAAGGGCGCGATTGCCGTGGGCATCGGGCAGAAAAACGTGCGCAAGGTCCCCAGCGACAAAGAATTCCGCATGAAGGCCGATGCCCTGGCGGCGATGGTCGCCGAAGACAAAGCGGCGGGCAAGCGGCCGTTCTGCGTGGTCGCCACCGTGGGCACAACGTCCACCACCAGCATTGATCCCGTGCCGCAGATCGTGGAGATCGCGGAAAAGTACGGCATGTGGGTGCACGTGGACGCGGCTTACGCCGGCGCCGTCGCGGTGCTGCCGGAACACCGGCACATTTTGGCCGGGGCGGCTCGCGCGCACTCGCTGGTGTTCAACGCCCATAAGTGGCTGCTCACGCCCATTGACCTGAGCGCGTTTTACACCCGCCGGCCGGATATTTTGCGGCAGGCGTTTTCGCTCACGCCCGAATACCTCAAAACGCAGGACGACCCGCGCGCCCACAACCTGATGGACTACGGCGTCCCGCTGGGACACCGCTTCCGCGCGCTCAAGCTGTGGTTTGTCCTGCGCTACTTTGGCCGCGATCGCATTGAAGCCATGCTGCGCCAGCACATCGCCTGGGCCCAGCAACTCGCCCTGCTGGTGGACGCCGACCCGCGTTTTGAACGCGTCGCGCCGGTGCCGTTTTCGGTGGTGTGCTTCCGCTATCGCGGCAGCGACGAACAAAATAAGCTGATCATGGAGAAGGTCAACGCTTCCGGACGCGTCTTCATCGCGGGCACAGTGCTGAACGGACAACAGGTGATCCGGCTGGCGATCGGGAATCTGCATACCAAGTGGCAGGACGTGGCGGAAGCGTGGGAGCTGGTGAAGAAGGCGGCGGAGTAA
- a CDS encoding chorismate mutase — MGQQISAGDNTLAGWRRQIDALDTELLRLLNQRAAIACEIAVVKVASGLPAYDAAREAQVLSRIAAHNSGPLDEQSVAAIFSGIIHETRRLGTQRMQEHSGRTVERV, encoded by the coding sequence ATGGGCCAACAAATTAGCGCGGGGGACAACACGCTTGCCGGCTGGCGACGCCAGATTGACGCGCTGGATACCGAGCTGTTGCGTCTTCTCAACCAGCGCGCGGCCATCGCCTGCGAAATCGCCGTCGTCAAAGTGGCGTCCGGCCTGCCTGCTTACGACGCTGCGCGCGAAGCCCAGGTGCTAAGCCGCATCGCCGCACATAATTCCGGTCCGCTTGATGAGCAGAGCGTCGCAGCCATCTTCAGCGGCATCATTCATGAAACCCGCCGTCTGGGCACGCAACGCATGCAAGAGCACAGTGGCCGGACGGTGGAGAGAGTTTAG
- a CDS encoding thioredoxin family protein codes for MSKLRYSLVTLGVVSLLTLAHAARVGEPAPGFTAVDSNGKQRSLSDYKGKYVVLEWHNQGCPYTKKHYESGNMQRLQKEWTSKGVVWLTVISSAQGTQGFVTPTQENEYLQKMNAVPTAVLMDPGGSLGHLYAAKTTPHMYIIDPGGTLIYQGAIDDHPTSDAGDIPKSKNYVNAALGEAMSGKPVSDAATRPYGCSVKYKD; via the coding sequence ATGAGCAAGCTCCGCTATTCGCTGGTGACTCTGGGAGTCGTTTCCCTTTTGACCTTGGCCCACGCGGCCCGAGTGGGCGAGCCCGCGCCCGGTTTCACCGCCGTGGACAGCAACGGCAAGCAGCGCAGTCTTTCTGACTACAAAGGCAAATACGTGGTGCTGGAGTGGCACAACCAGGGCTGTCCTTACACCAAGAAGCACTATGAGAGCGGCAACATGCAACGCCTGCAAAAGGAATGGACCAGCAAAGGCGTGGTATGGCTCACCGTGATCTCTTCCGCCCAGGGAACGCAGGGCTTTGTCACCCCGACGCAAGAGAACGAGTACCTGCAAAAGATGAACGCCGTGCCCACCGCCGTCCTCATGGATCCCGGCGGCAGCCTGGGACATCTCTACGCCGCCAAGACCACGCCGCACATGTACATTATTGATCCCGGCGGCACGCTGATCTACCAAGGGGCCATTGATGATCATCCAACGTCGGACGCGGGAGACATTCCCAAGTCCAAGAACTACGTCAACGCGGCGCTGGGTGAAGCGATGAGCGGCAAACCGGTCAGTGATGCGGCCACGCGCCCTTACGGCTGCTCAGTCAAGTACAAAGACTAG